The nucleotide sequence TCCGCCAGGAGCGGCGAATCAGGTGGCAGGCCTTGGGCGCAGCGTGGGCACAGGCAGCTGCGGTTGCGCTGCTCGGGCGGCAGGTTAGCCAATTGCTGGGCATCTACCTTTACGCTAAAGCACCAACACTGGCTGACTGGCGCATCGGCTGTGGCCTGGGCGCAGCGGTTGAGTTGCCCGCAGCAGGGGCAAAGAGTGGCCGTATCAGTCACGTGACCTCTTCACACAGGCGGTTGCGGCCGCTTTGTTTAGCCCGGTACAGCGCGCGGTCGGCGCGGGTGATCAACTGCTCAAGCGATTCATCTGCTTGCAGTTGCGCCAAGCCAATGCTGGTGGTGATCTGCAGGTCGACGGTGTTGAAGCGGATAAGGGTTTGCTCGGTTTGCAGGCGGATTTTCTCGCCCAGCTCGCGGGCCTGTTCGGGTGTGGTGTCTTTGAGCAGCAGGATAAATTCCTCACCGCCCCATCGGCAGATGATGTCGGACTGGCGCACGGTGTTACGCAGGTGGTGGGCAAAACTGCGCAATACTTCATCACCGGCCATATGGCCGTGGCTGTCGTTAAGTTGTTTGAAGTTGTCCAGGTCGAGTATCAGCGCGCACAGCGCACTTGAATTACGCCAGGCCTCCTGTACCGCTTGGCTGGCTAACAGGTCAAAGCCACGGCGGTTGGGCAGTGCGGTAAGCGAGTCGGTGGTGGCCAGAGCGCTGATTCGCCGCTGATAACGGCGCAGCGCTAAACTGACGATACCGATGATTAGGCTCGTAACGACCAGGCAGATCAGCAAATTGAGGTACAGCGACTTACGAATGCCGGCGACGGCGCCGTCTTCTAATTTGTCGACAAACAGGTACCAATTCAGCTCAGGGATAAAGCGCACATTGAGAAAGTGATCGCGGCCTTGCTCCTGGTATTCGTAATCACCACTTTGCGGCTTTGGCAACTTGGCCATCAGCGCTTCCAGCCCAGGAATATCGCTGAGCGATTGGCCAATATGCGCGCCCATCGGTCCACCGCTGGCACCGGTGAGGACTAAACGGCCTTCGGTGTCGACAAAAAACACGCTGCGGTTGTAGCGCTGCTGGTAGGTATCGATCAACTTAACCACTGCATCCACGGTCAGGCCGACCCCGGTTGCGCCGATAAAGCGATGTTGAAAATCGAACACTTTGTAGTTGATAAACACGGTCATACGGTCGTTGTTGGCCAGGTCAACATCAACATTGATCTCATAGGGGGCCTGCATGTCACGCACGCGAAAGTACCAAGCGTCGCGGGGTTCGGCTTCTTTAACCTGCTTGAGCACGCCTTTGGCTTGGTAGTACGTGTGGGTTTTTTCGGAAACGAAGAAACTGGTGACCGTGGCGTAGTGCTCCTGCACCTCGCGCAGGTAACGGGTGATTTGCTCGGCATCCTGCTCGCCAGCAATCACCCAATCACGCACATACGTGTCGCGCGACATCATCGAGGAAATCAAGATGGGCCTGACCAAATCTTTTTGTATTTCCGAATAGACGTTATCCGAGGTCAGTGGCAGTTCGGTGTTGATGATCCCTTCACGGATCGAGTCGAGGGCGGCGTAATAGCTGGCTAATGATGTAGCGAGGAAGCCACAACCAAGCAATACCAGCAGCAGCGCAATTAAGGGCCATTGGCGCGTTAGGGAGGATGGCTTCGGCATACAACGCTCTGCTGACTAAATGATGGCTGCAGTGTAGCGTTTGGGTGGGTGTGCTGCTGCTCAAAAAACGGCCTTGCGCCATTAACAGCCAGTGTGGACGGCCAGTGTGGACGGCCTGCGCCTCCCGAGTGTTAACCGGCCCTTAGCCGCTTATTAGCCAGAGCCTAAACCTAAGGCTCTGGCTAATAAGCGGCTTGCGTAGAGCCCATGCCTGAGGTGCTAGGTGGCATGGGCCAAGGTTTAGGCCTCTGCCAATACCACCACGCGTTGTCCGGCGCGGATGGGCGAGCCGGGTTGCACGCGCACCTCGCGGATAATGCCGTCACGTGGGGCGAGCAGGGGGATTTCCATCTTCATCGACTCCAGTATCACCAGCACATCGCCGGCTTTGACTGTTGCGCCTTCTTCGACCTGCACCTGCCAGAGGTTGCCGGCGATATGGCTTTCGATGCTGTGCAGACCGGCCCCGAGCGGTGCGTCTTCGCCCATGTCCGGGCCTCTATCCTCCACTTCGAAGTGCGCCTGACCGGAGGCAATCCAGCGCTGGCGTTCGGCATCAAACGCCGCACGTTGCTGCTGGCGGAAGGCTTCGATGCCTTCGGCTTCGGCGTTAAGGAAGGTTTGGTAGTCGGCCAGCTTCAGCTCGCTGTCTTCGATGCACAGGTCATAACGGCCCAGCGGGAAGTCGCGGCGGATGCGGGTGAGTTCGTCGGCGCTGACCGGGTAGAAACGAATCTGATCGAAGAAGCGCAGCAGCCAAGGCTTGCCGTTGAAGGCGGCGACTTCGCGGTAGCGGTTCCACATTTGCAGCGTGCGGCCGACGAACTGGTAACCGCCGGGGCCTTCCATGCCGTACACGCACATATAGGCGCCGCCGATGCCCACCGAGTTCTCGGCGGTCCAGGTGCGGGCCGGGTTGTATTTGGTGGTCACCAGGCGATGCCGTGGGTCCAATGGCGTGGCCACGGGTGCGCCGAGGTAGACATCACCCAGGCCCATCACCAGATAGCTGGCGTCGAAGACGGTTTTGTAGACTTCGTCCAGATTAGGCAGGTCGTTGATGCGGCGGATAAATTCCAGATTGCTCGGGCACCAAGGGGCGTCCTTGCGCACGGTGGTCATATATTTCTCTATCGCTAACTGACAGGCCGGGTCGTCCCACGACAGCGGTAAATGCACGATGCGTGATGGCACCTTAAGGTCTTGGGTGTTGCACACGGCGTCCCATTCACCGGCAACGATGTCGAGCAGATCATTCAGCGCCAACGTCTCGGGCTGATAGTGCACTTGCAGCGAGCGAATGCCAGGAGTGAGATCAGTCACGCCATTGAGGTTCTTGGCTTCCAGCGCCTGCATCAATGCATGACCACGGAAGCGCAGCACCAAGTCCAGCTCGGGCGCGCCGATTTCAAGCAGCAGGTGGGTGTCGCCGGAAAGGCGCGCGACCAAGCGTTTGTCGGCTTCACCGATGTCGAGAATAATGGGGCTCTGTAGCCCGGATGCAATCCGGGAAGCCGGCGACACATCTGTCCTGGATTGCATCCGGGCTACGAGGGTCTGAGCCTCTTCGTTTTGCACCCTAGCCAGCTGCCGCGCGGTGGCGATATCCACCGGTACAAACTTGAGCTTATCGCCCGCCTTGAGCTGGCCGAGTTGCCAGAGGTCGGCCTCGATGATGGTTACTGGGCACACGAAACCGCCCAGGCTCGGGCCGTCGGGGCCGAGGATGACGGGCATGTCGCCGGTGAAGTCCACCGCGCCGATGGCATACGGGTTGTCGTGGATATTGGAGGGGTGCAGGCCGGCTTCGCCGCCGCTGTCGCGTACCCACTCAGGTTTCGGGCCGATCAGGCGCACGCCGGTGCGGCTGGAGTTGAAGTGCACTTCCCAGGCGGTGGCGAAGAAGGTGTCGATGTAGCCTTCGGTGAAGTATTCCGGTGCGCCATGGGGACCGTAGATCACGCGGATTTCGCGCACCGCCGGTAGTGCGGTACAGAGCTCTGCAGGGAGTTGCGCGCCTGCATCCTGGTCAACCAATGCCGGGATATGCAGCACGTCGCCGGCACGCAGGGCGCGGCCACCATGGCCGCCGAACTGGCCGAGGGTGAAGGTACTTTTACTGCCCAAATAGTCCGGCACTTGCAGGCCGCCGCGCAGGCACAGGTAGCTGCGTGCGCCTGCGCCTGAGATGGTGCCGAGGCTAAGGGTGCTGCCGGCTTTGATCAGCAGCGCGCTGTTCATATTCTGCTCGGCACCGTCGATGCTCAACGGAATGGGCGCGCCGGTGACGGCGATGACCGCATCAGTATTGAAGCGCAGCAGCGGCCCGCTCATGGTGATTTCCAGCGCAGCGGCGCCTTCTTCGTTACCCAGCAGGCGGTTGCCCAAGCGCAGGGCACGGCTGTCCATTGGCCCAGACGGTGGCACGCCAACGGCCCAGTAGCCGAGACGGCCGGGGTAGTCCTGCACGGTGGTTTGGGTGCCGGCGGACAGCACCTCGAAGGTCGTGGCCTGATAAGCCAGCCCTTCCAAGCAGCGGGTCCAGGGGTGGCCGCTGGCGAACGGTGCGTCGACAAGGATTTGACGAATGTAGTCGCGGTTGGATTCCACACCGTATAGCACTGTATCAGCGAGGGCCTGGCTGAGTGCGGCGCTGGCTTGATCGCGGGTGGGTGCCCAGGCGATGACCTTGGCAATCATCGGGTCGAAGTAGGGCGGAATCTCGCAGCCGGCTTCGACCCAGGTGTCGATGCGCAGCGCTTTGCCATCGGCAGCGGGGAAGTCCACGGCGGTGAGCAAGCCCGGGCTTGGCTGGAAATCGCGGCCCGGGTCTTCGGCATACAGCCGTGCCTGAATCGCGTGGCCGCTGGCTTTCAAGCCCTCGCTCAATTGACTAAGTGGCGCCAGGTCACCGGCTGCCAACTCGATCATCCAGCGCACCAGATCGACGCCCCACACTTGTTCGGTCACGCCGTGTTCGACTTGCAGGCGGGTGTTGACCTCAAGGAAGTAGAAGCGCGCAGCCTCGCTATCGTAGACAAATTCGACGGTGCCGGCGCTGCGGTAGTTGACCGCCTTGGCCAGCTTGATCGCGGCGGCGCAGAGCTCCTCGGCCATACCAGTCGGCAGGTTGGGCGCGGGCGTTTCTTCCAGCACTTTTTGATTGCGGCGCTGCACCGAACAGTCGCGCACGCCAAGGGCCAGGACTTCACCTTGGCCGTCGCCGAACACCTGCACTTCCAGGTGGCGGGCGCGCTGGATGTACTTCTCGATAAACACGCCGCTGTCGCTGAAGTTGTTTTGCCCCAGGCGTTTGACCGCGTCGAAGGCATCACTCAGTTCGGCGGCGCTGTTGCACACGCGCATGCCGATGCCGCCACCGCCGGCGGTGCTTTTTAGCATCACCGGGTAGCCGACTTCGTCGCCGGCAATCAGGGCCGCTTCGAGGTTTTCCAACAGGTCGGTGCCTTCCAGCATCGGCACGCCGTGCTGCTTGGCCAGGGCGCGGGCGGTGTGCTTGAGGCCGAATACGCGCAGTTGCTCGGGCGTGGGGCCGACAAAGGCAATGCAGGCCGCTTCGCAGGCTTCGGCGAAGGCGGCGTTTTCCGAGAGAAAGCCGTAACCGGGATGGATGGCGGTGGCGCCAGTCTGCTTGGCCACAGCGAGAATCTTCTCGACCATCAGGTAGGTGCCGGCGGCTGGGCCTTCACCGAGGCTAAAGGCTTCATCGGCCTGCTGGATATGCAGGCTGGCGGCGTCGGCTTCGGAGTAGACGGCTACGCCCTGAACATCGAGGGCACGCAGGGTGCGCAGGATGCGGCAGGCAATGGCGCCACGGTTGGCGATCAGCAATTTGTTAAACATTCGAGGTGTCCTCGAAAGGGCGGGCCGTCCCGCAGTATTCGGTCTGCACCACGGTCGTCCGCGGTTGAAATGCTTTTACTCCCTCTCCCCTCGGGGAGAGGGCTGGGGAGAGGGGACTTATATTGGCGCAGGCCCGTTTTCCCTCTCTCTCGACCCCTCTCCCGCATACGGGAGAGGGGAGAAACTCAATCCCAAACCAGCACCTCGGCTGGGGTCGGGTTGTAGCCGTTGCAGGGGTTATTCAGCTGCGGGCAGTTGGAGATCAGCACGATGACGTCCATGTGCGCGATCAGCTCAACGTATTTGCCCGGCGCGGAGATGCCATCCTCGAAGGTCAGACCGCCTTCGGGCGTGACCGGTACGTTCATAAAGAAGTTGATGTTGGCGCCGATGTCGCGCTTCTCAAGGCGACCGTCGTGCAGGCTGGCGCGCAGGAAGTTGTCGCGGCAGCTGTGCATGTAGCGCGTGTCGAGTGCGTATCTGACTGTGTTGCTTTCTTGCGCGCAGGCGCCGCCCAAGGTGTCGTGCCGGCCACAGGTATCGGCGCTGATGGTCAGCAGCGGGTTGCCTAGGTTGGAGTACAGAACGGTGCCGGTGGTCAGGTACACGTTGTTCTGTTTGCGCAGGGTGCGCTGCGGATCGAAGCGCTCGCGCGGGTTCTTCGCGCTAAAAAATAGGGTGTCGACCGCCTGGTTGCCTTGCATATCCAGCAAGCGCAGGGTTTGCCCGGCTTTGACTTCGCAGAGGAACGGTTCGCCGGCCGCGATCACAGCGCGGTAAACGGCGGTTTCAGCCTCTTTGTTACTGGAGATAAGGGTGCTTTCGGTTAGAGACATGCTGCGGCCCTCAAAGGTACTGACGTTCGGTGTTGTGGAAGCCGCGCCCGTTCTCCGGACGCGAGGTGCGGCACAGCACGCTGATGCCATCGCTATCGACCTTGTGCCAGCTGAGTTGCAACGGTTTGGGTGCGTAGACAGGGTCTGGGTCCATGGGGTGTTGCAGGGCGGTCAGCACGACCAAGGTGTCCATGGGTGCATACAGCCCGATGTAGTCGCCCGCCTTGGAATTGCCTGGGGCAAACTGGAAGCTGCCATGCGCGTCCACCGTCACCTTGCTGAACAGGTTGAGGTTCATCAACAGGTCTTGCAGGTTGAGGTTCCACTTGCCCATTTCCACCAGCAGGTTATCCACGCCGTTGCGGAAAAAGCCGTTGCGCAGCTCCTGATAACGACCGGCACCGTATTTTTCGGCGACTTCGGCCGCGTTGAGTACGCCGCCAAAGCTGTCATTCCAGCCGCAAGTGTCGGCGGTGATGGCGGCCAGTACGCGACCCATGTCTGAATACAGGCAGTGGCCGACAGTAAGCTTGGCGGTGTGCTGGCACTTGAGTGTATCGGGCAGGTTGAGGCGCTCACTTTTCTCGCTGGCACTGAGTAGCAAC is from Pseudomonas sp. TMP9 and encodes:
- a CDS encoding urea amidolyase associated protein UAAP2; the protein is MSLTESTLISSNKEAETAVYRAVIAAGEPFLCEVKAGQTLRLLDMQGNQAVDTLFFSAKNPRERFDPQRTLRKQNNVYLTTGTVLYSNLGNPLLTISADTCGRHDTLGGACAQESNTVRYALDTRYMHSCRDNFLRASLHDGRLEKRDIGANINFFMNVPVTPEGGLTFEDGISAPGKYVELIAHMDVIVLISNCPQLNNPCNGYNPTPAEVLVWD
- a CDS encoding cysteine-rich CWC family protein, translated to MTDTATLCPCCGQLNRCAQATADAPVSQCWCFSVKVDAQQLANLPPEQRNRSCLCPRCAQGLPPDSPLLAD
- the uca gene encoding urea carboxylase → MFNKLLIANRGAIACRILRTLRALDVQGVAVYSEADAASLHIQQADEAFSLGEGPAAGTYLMVEKILAVAKQTGATAIHPGYGFLSENAAFAEACEAACIAFVGPTPEQLRVFGLKHTARALAKQHGVPMLEGTDLLENLEAALIAGDEVGYPVMLKSTAGGGGIGMRVCNSAAELSDAFDAVKRLGQNNFSDSGVFIEKYIQRARHLEVQVFGDGQGEVLALGVRDCSVQRRNQKVLEETPAPNLPTGMAEELCAAAIKLAKAVNYRSAGTVEFVYDSEAARFYFLEVNTRLQVEHGVTEQVWGVDLVRWMIELAAGDLAPLSQLSEGLKASGHAIQARLYAEDPGRDFQPSPGLLTAVDFPAADGKALRIDTWVEAGCEIPPYFDPMIAKVIAWAPTRDQASAALSQALADTVLYGVESNRDYIRQILVDAPFASGHPWTRCLEGLAYQATTFEVLSAGTQTTVQDYPGRLGYWAVGVPPSGPMDSRALRLGNRLLGNEEGAAALEITMSGPLLRFNTDAVIAVTGAPIPLSIDGAEQNMNSALLIKAGSTLSLGTISGAGARSYLCLRGGLQVPDYLGSKSTFTLGQFGGHGGRALRAGDVLHIPALVDQDAGAQLPAELCTALPAVREIRVIYGPHGAPEYFTEGYIDTFFATAWEVHFNSSRTGVRLIGPKPEWVRDSGGEAGLHPSNIHDNPYAIGAVDFTGDMPVILGPDGPSLGGFVCPVTIIEADLWQLGQLKAGDKLKFVPVDIATARQLARVQNEEAQTLVARMQSRTDVSPASRIASGLQSPIILDIGEADKRLVARLSGDTHLLLEIGAPELDLVLRFRGHALMQALEAKNLNGVTDLTPGIRSLQVHYQPETLALNDLLDIVAGEWDAVCNTQDLKVPSRIVHLPLSWDDPACQLAIEKYMTTVRKDAPWCPSNLEFIRRINDLPNLDEVYKTVFDASYLVMGLGDVYLGAPVATPLDPRHRLVTTKYNPARTWTAENSVGIGGAYMCVYGMEGPGGYQFVGRTLQMWNRYREVAAFNGKPWLLRFFDQIRFYPVSADELTRIRRDFPLGRYDLCIEDSELKLADYQTFLNAEAEGIEAFRQQQRAAFDAERQRWIASGQAHFEVEDRGPDMGEDAPLGAGLHSIESHIAGNLWQVQVEEGATVKAGDVLVILESMKMEIPLLAPRDGIIREVRVQPGSPIRAGQRVVVLAEA
- a CDS encoding diguanylate cyclase, giving the protein MPKPSSLTRQWPLIALLLVLLGCGFLATSLASYYAALDSIREGIINTELPLTSDNVYSEIQKDLVRPILISSMMSRDTYVRDWVIAGEQDAEQITRYLREVQEHYATVTSFFVSEKTHTYYQAKGVLKQVKEAEPRDAWYFRVRDMQAPYEINVDVDLANNDRMTVFINYKVFDFQHRFIGATGVGLTVDAVVKLIDTYQQRYNRSVFFVDTEGRLVLTGASGGPMGAHIGQSLSDIPGLEALMAKLPKPQSGDYEYQEQGRDHFLNVRFIPELNWYLFVDKLEDGAVAGIRKSLYLNLLICLVVTSLIIGIVSLALRRYQRRISALATTDSLTALPNRRGFDLLASQAVQEAWRNSSALCALILDLDNFKQLNDSHGHMAGDEVLRSFAHHLRNTVRQSDIICRWGGEEFILLLKDTTPEQARELGEKIRLQTEQTLIRFNTVDLQITTSIGLAQLQADESLEQLITRADRALYRAKQSGRNRLCEEVT
- a CDS encoding urea amidolyase associated protein UAAP1; this encodes MTTALTLRPTLYEEFLPGGGHTSFVLRRGQLLRITDPEGGANASLLLLSASEKSERLNLPDTLKCQHTAKLTVGHCLYSDMGRVLAAITADTCGWNDSFGGVLNAAEVAEKYGAGRYQELRNGFFRNGVDNLLVEMGKWNLNLQDLLMNLNLFSKVTVDAHGSFQFAPGNSKAGDYIGLYAPMDTLVVLTALQHPMDPDPVYAPKPLQLSWHKVDSDGISVLCRTSRPENGRGFHNTERQYL